The Parambassis ranga chromosome 14, fParRan2.1, whole genome shotgun sequence genome includes a window with the following:
- the pcp4a gene encoding calmodulin regulator protein PCP4a isoform X2 — MSERQASAAMAGNKPSAGQDEKKSNLPEDFDIDMDNPETEKAAVAIQSQFRKYQKKKQDVKL, encoded by the exons AGACAGGCATCTGCAGCAATGGCTGGGAACAAACCATCTGCTGGCCAAG ATGAAAAGAAGAGCAACCTGCCCGAGGACTTCGACATCGACATGGACAACCCGGAGACGGAGAAGGCGGCTGTGGCCATCCAGTCGCAGTTCAGGAAGTACCAGAAAAAGAAGCAGGATGTGAAGTTGTAG
- the pcp4a gene encoding calmodulin regulator protein PCP4a isoform X1 codes for MSERQASAAMAGNKPSAGQGLQGQQKVPSKHEKKSNLPEDFDIDMDNPETEKAAVAIQSQFRKYQKKKQDVKL; via the exons AGACAGGCATCTGCAGCAATGGCTGGGAACAAACCATCTGCTGGCCAAG GGCTTCAAGGTCAACAAAAGGTCCCATCTAAAC ATGAAAAGAAGAGCAACCTGCCCGAGGACTTCGACATCGACATGGACAACCCGGAGACGGAGAAGGCGGCTGTGGCCATCCAGTCGCAGTTCAGGAAGTACCAGAAAAAGAAGCAGGATGTGAAGTTGTAG